tgtttaagataatttatatttatatgttgtgtttaaaaaaaaatatactttaacatatattattttagtattttacgtgattaataagtaaaaatattgttttgtttaaataatataactctattattttagtaaattttatacatagtagcatctatcatattattttagtaaatattattttagtaaattttatgaatataggatatttttttggatattatgatattaagttttctttttatttttaattaagatttcaaaatattagattgatttaagttttacaaaggttattctttattatctatgattttatcttttgtaaaatttgaaatattttcattttaagtttgaatatttattttcaaaattttatattttgtcaagaaaaatttaaaaaattacactactatttttgagtttggaagattacatgaattttgaatttggttttgttacctcattaataaattgttttataaaacaaatatttgaatttttggtgatattttctaaatttttcgcaacagattttgttataaataaaaaaagttattattaaaatttgttttgtcaCTAATATTTGAaatgaattactaaaattttatagttttctaataacatatttttaaatagtatattgaaataaaggttattatatactattatactttttatataaactttttaaacaatatattgttgagagtttcaaaataaataaaaagataatatatagttgtagatatcAAAGTTTaacttatattaataaatttattttgtataaaatattatatagtttacgaattttaaccaattttaatgatgagtgataatttatttaaatgaaacatttttaaaaaagtaaattttgttaatttacatatttaatatattttccatatttaattcatatagcacttctatttttatataatacataatataattacacaatttataaaaaatagtatataattttattttcttgttttataataaaattttagttaacattgatttataacaatattatattactaattattaaattaattaatatgttattttataaaaaataattaaatttttaagtgagaatttattagatttttttttcaacagattttgttataattaaaaaaataaaattcaagtttatagttggttttattattaatgtaaataatcaaaattttcatattaactaatttattaaaaaaataagaccctaaattaatagattagattaatCTAATATGGTTTGAATTTGTTTCAAAAGAAATGTATGAAATTACAGATCTAGAACCTTTTAAAGCAAATTAAGCCAGAAATTTCGAGATTACCGAATCAGGTTTTAAGCCactagttttaagaaaatggaATGTGAATGATGATCATAATAAAGCATTGAGAAAAATCACGAGTTTGGTATGAAGAATAAGACCGAGTCAAGTCGCGAGTAACATGTAAAACTCGAAATAGAGCGAGTGAGAATGTGAGAGATACGCGACGAAGCGAagagttttagatttttttggtatctaaagagaaaaaaaaagaagaagatacccCACAACAATATACAGAATCTTCTCTACTGTTCTCTTCCTTCCTTCAATCTTCTTCTTTCATcatcacctctctctctctctccctctctaaaCCTTTCCATCTTCTCTTTCTATAAAATCTCTTGACACAGATCTGTTCTCAGGTTGTTTCAGCTCACACTCGAACAGGGACAAGTTTGAGTTTTTCTTTCCAAGTTTAAAGATCGAGACTTTGAACTTAAAAGATCGATTTCATTTTTGTCGATGGGTTCGTTAGGAGATGAGCTTAGTCTAGGATCGAGAAGACACTGTTCGATGCCGACAACAATCTACGGGTTTCCGACAAACCCTTCGAAGATCACGAATGTTAaaaagcttgaagaagagaagatgaaGATCCAAGGCAGTGATCTTGAGCTTCCTCTCTGTTTGCAGATCCTAAACGATGGTCTGTGTGATCTCATTTTAACAATTTTGCGGATCAGAATTTGATTTAGGAGAATGCTgaaactctgtttttttttgcagcgATTTCGTGCTTGAAGGAGGAAAGCAAGAGATGTTCGGAGATGGATACTCAACCATTGTCGAAAGATTTCATCTCTGGAGATGGTCCATTGCTGAAAAGAGAGGAGAAGAAGCTTCTTCAGCTGTGGAGAGAAGATGATCACATCTCAAACGGAAGATTCTCAGACACGAACAACAAACTAGATGATATTGAGGTAAGAGTTCTGACATTGAGACATCATTTTGGATGACTACAGGACAAGGATTGAGTTGGTTTGGTCTAATTGTTGCAGATAAATGAGGAGAAACCTTCAAATGGCTTATCTATGTTGTTGAAGACTCCAGAGGTGGAAACCGGTTTAGGTCTCGGTTTAGCATCTAGCTCGATGTTTaacggaggaagaagaaaagagactGCCTCTTGTGGCTTTACCTCCAACGTCTCTGTGCCACAGCCACCACCATATCTTCAGCAGCAAGAGTTGTCGCGGAAGCAAAGAAGGTGTTGGACTCCCGAGTTGCATCGCCGTTTTGTTGATGCATTGCAACAGCTCGGTGGTCCTGGAGGTAAGAAGACAATCCATCTTGCTGTTCTTGAAGTTTGGTCTTACTTAACTGCAGAGTGTGTTGTAAGTAATCTTTTGTCTGGTTGAGTTTTACAGTGGCAACTCCAAAACAAATCAGAGAGCATATGCAAGAAGAAGGCTTAACAAATGATGAAGTGAAGAGTCATTTACAGGTAACTAAGTTTAGAACTTTGAATCTTTTAAGTAACTGTTACTAATACTAACAACCAATCTTTACATTTTCTCTGTTATATTTGTAGAAGTACCGGTTACATATCAGGAAGTCTAATTCGAATCCAGAGAAA
This Brassica napus cultivar Da-Ae chromosome C6, Da-Ae, whole genome shotgun sequence DNA region includes the following protein-coding sequences:
- the LOC106347748 gene encoding transcription factor HHO6, whose protein sequence is MGSLGDELSLGSRRHCSMPTTIYGFPTNPSKITNVKKLEEEKMKIQGSDLELPLCLQILNDAISCLKEESKRCSEMDTQPLSKDFISGDGPLLKREEKKLLQLWREDDHISNGRFSDTNNKLDDIEINEEKPSNGLSMLLKTPEVETGLGLGLASSSMFNGGRRKETASCGFTSNVSVPQPPPYLQQQELSRKQRRCWTPELHRRFVDALQQLGGPGVATPKQIREHMQEEGLTNDEVKSHLQKYRLHIRKSNSNPEKQSVLVLGFNLWNSSSKEEEEETGEGRESSKRNNSQSDSPQGPLHLPCTTTTTTTGGDSCMEDAEDAKSESFQIWRD